The following are encoded together in the Arcobacter sp. LA11 genome:
- a CDS encoding leucyl aminopeptidase has protein sequence MKINLIEKNIKKTKSDIEIIIVSSIEKVEDKNILETLGFEPKDEAVILLPEARKIYVGCENSDYDSIAIAASAGIKKFNSTKFKNAKISLEKLSLKALVEGASLGSYTFNKYKSKKEKSKKQELNICVDKITSKLQKTLNESIVISNAVNRTRDMVNTTPEDFYPGVMANVAKDIADESNLHCKIRGEEYLEKNDMNAMLSVGRASVHESKLIHLSYKPKNAKKKVVLIGKGLTYDSGGLSLKPADFMVTMKLDKSGGCAVLGIMSAIAKLNLPVEVHGIVGAVENMIGGDAYKPDDVLTAKNGKTIEVRNTDAEGRLVLADCLCYAQEEIKNIDYIFDYATLTGACVVGVGQYTTGVMGNNTNLKREVVANALDAGEYATSLPFNRFLRKTIKSEVADICNVASTRYGGAITAGLFLENFISEENKEKWVHFDIAGPAYVEKAWGYNPYGGSGAGVRMTLEFLKNIQK, from the coding sequence TTGAAAATTAATTTAATTGAAAAAAATATAAAAAAAACAAAATCAGATATTGAAATTATTATTGTAAGTTCTATAGAAAAAGTAGAAGATAAAAATATTTTAGAGACTTTAGGTTTTGAGCCTAAAGATGAAGCGGTAATATTATTACCAGAAGCAAGAAAAATATACGTAGGTTGTGAAAATAGTGATTACGATAGTATTGCTATTGCTGCATCTGCTGGAATTAAAAAATTTAATTCAACAAAATTCAAAAATGCTAAGATTTCATTAGAAAAATTATCTTTAAAAGCTTTAGTAGAAGGTGCTTCATTAGGTTCATATACTTTTAATAAATATAAATCAAAAAAAGAGAAGTCTAAAAAACAAGAATTAAATATTTGTGTAGATAAAATCACTTCTAAATTACAAAAAACTTTAAATGAATCAATAGTTATCTCAAATGCAGTTAATAGAACTAGAGATATGGTTAATACTACGCCAGAAGATTTTTATCCAGGTGTTATGGCAAATGTTGCAAAAGATATTGCAGACGAGTCAAATCTTCATTGTAAAATTAGAGGTGAAGAGTATTTAGAAAAAAATGATATGAACGCAATGCTTAGTGTAGGACGAGCTTCTGTTCATGAATCAAAACTTATTCATTTATCATATAAACCAAAAAATGCTAAAAAGAAAGTAGTATTAATAGGAAAAGGCTTAACTTATGATTCTGGTGGTTTATCTTTAAAACCCGCAGATTTTATGGTTACTATGAAATTAGATAAAAGTGGTGGATGTGCTGTTCTAGGAATTATGAGTGCTATTGCAAAATTAAATCTTCCTGTAGAAGTTCATGGTATAGTTGGTGCAGTAGAGAATATGATTGGTGGAGATGCATATAAACCTGATGATGTATTAACTGCTAAAAATGGGAAAACTATTGAAGTAAGAAATACAGATGCTGAAGGTAGATTAGTTCTTGCAGATTGTTTATGTTATGCACAAGAAGAGATTAAAAATATAGATTATATTTTTGATTATGCAACACTAACAGGTGCTTGTGTTGTTGGAGTAGGGCAATATACAACTGGTGTTATGGGTAATAATACAAACTTAAAAAGAGAAGTAGTTGCAAATGCTTTAGATGCTGGTGAATATGCTACTTCTTTACCTTTCAATAGATTTTTAAGAAAAACTATTAAGTCTGAAGTTGCTGATATTTGTAATGTAGCAAGTACAAGATATGGTGGGGCAATTACAGCAGGTTTATTTTTAGAAAACTTTATAAGTGAAGAAAATAAAGAGAAATGGGTTCACTTTGATATAGCTGGACCTGCATATGTTGAAAAAGCTTGGGGATATAATCCTTATGGTGGAAGTGGTGCAGGAGTTAGAATGACTCTTGAGTTCTTAAAAAATATACAAAAATAA
- the trpB gene encoding tryptophan synthase subunit beta — MKEEFYIPKPSPFDPDSNGHFGEFGGRFVPETLMPILKELEHEYEKYRFDKEFWTEVNDLLKDYVGRENPLYLAKNISEEIGAKVYLKREDLNHTGAHKVNNVIAQGLLAKKLGKTKVIAETGAGQHGVATATIAALMGLECTVFMGAKDVERQELNVFRMKLLGAKVVAVESGSKTLKDAMNDAIRYWVTNARDTFYIIGTVAGPHPYPVMVRDFQAIIGYEARKQILEKENKLPDYVVACIGGGSNAIGIFSHFLEDKETTCIGIEAGGLGLDTDKHGCSLEKGTPGVLHGQCSYLLQDEDGQVLEAHSISAGLDYPGIGPEHSFHKDNSSVEYDSITDEEALDAFVWLSQKEGIIPAFESSHAIAYLKKAKERFKDKIIVINLSGRGDKDMVQAKDILHFD, encoded by the coding sequence ATGAAAGAAGAATTTTATATACCAAAACCATCACCATTTGATCCAGATTCAAATGGGCACTTTGGAGAGTTTGGAGGAAGATTTGTTCCTGAAACTTTGATGCCAATTTTAAAAGAATTAGAACATGAGTATGAAAAATATAGATTTGATAAAGAGTTCTGGACTGAAGTTAATGATTTACTAAAAGATTATGTAGGAAGAGAAAATCCTTTATATTTAGCCAAAAATATAAGTGAAGAAATTGGTGCAAAAGTTTATTTAAAAAGAGAAGATTTAAATCATACTGGTGCACATAAAGTAAATAATGTAATTGCACAAGGTTTACTTGCTAAAAAACTTGGAAAAACAAAAGTAATAGCAGAAACAGGAGCAGGGCAGCACGGAGTTGCAACAGCAACTATTGCTGCACTTATGGGCTTAGAATGTACGGTATTTATGGGTGCAAAAGATGTAGAAAGACAAGAGTTAAATGTATTTAGAATGAAACTTCTAGGAGCAAAAGTTGTAGCTGTTGAAAGTGGAAGTAAAACACTTAAAGATGCTATGAATGATGCAATTAGATATTGGGTTACAAATGCAAGAGATACTTTTTATATCATAGGTACTGTTGCTGGTCCTCATCCTTATCCTGTAATGGTTAGAGATTTTCAAGCAATTATTGGTTATGAAGCTAGAAAGCAGATTTTAGAAAAAGAAAACAAACTTCCTGATTATGTAGTTGCATGTATTGGTGGCGGTTCAAATGCAATTGGTATTTTTTCTCATTTTTTAGAAGATAAAGAGACTACATGTATAGGAATTGAAGCTGGTGGACTTGGTCTTGATACTGATAAACATGGATGTTCTTTAGAAAAAGGAACTCCTGGTGTTTTACATGGACAGTGTTCATATCTTCTTCAAGATGAAGATGGACAAGTTTTAGAAGCACATTCAATTAGTGCAGGTCTTGATTATCCAGGAATTGGACCTGAACACTCTTTTCATAAAGATAACAGTAGTGTGGAATATGATTCAATAACGGATGAAGAAGCTTTAGATGCTTTTGTATGGTTATCTCAAAAAGAGGGAATTATTCCAGCTTTTGAAAGTTCACATGCAATTGCATATTTAAAGAAAGCAAAAGAAAGATTTAAAGATAAAATTATAGTAATTAATCTTTCAGGACGTGGAGATAAAGATATGGTACAGGCAAAAGATATTTTGCACTTTGATTAG
- the gmhB gene encoding D-glycero-beta-D-manno-heptose 1,7-bisphosphate 7-phosphatase, with product MQKAIFLDRDGVINIEKNYLYKIEDFEFVEGVFETLQYLQSLEYKLFIITNQSGIGRGYYSLDDFDLLTNWMKKELEKYDIKISQVELCPHGPNDGCNCRKPKIGMIKNILKNHDINLDKSWLIGDKSSDIKCANNAKITNTIQVKSGHNFNEKESIADYICPSIKEVKDIILD from the coding sequence ATGCAAAAAGCAATTTTCTTAGATAGAGATGGTGTTATTAATATTGAGAAGAACTATTTATATAAAATTGAAGATTTTGAATTTGTAGAAGGTGTATTTGAAACTTTACAATATCTTCAATCTTTAGAGTATAAACTATTTATTATTACGAATCAATCTGGAATAGGAAGAGGATATTACTCTTTAGATGATTTTGATTTATTAACTAACTGGATGAAAAAAGAATTAGAAAAATATGATATAAAAATTTCTCAAGTTGAATTATGCCCTCATGGACCAAACGATGGTTGTAATTGTAGAAAACCAAAAATAGGAATGATAAAAAATATTTTAAAAAACCATGATATTAATTTAGATAAATCTTGGTTAATAGGTGATAAATCTTCTGATATTAAATGTGCAAATAATGCAAAAATCACAAATACTATTCAAGTAAAATCTGGTCACAATTTTAATGAGAAAGAATCAATTGCAGATTATATTTGCCCAAGTATAAAAGAGGTTAAAGACATTATTTTAGATTAA
- a CDS encoding DedA family protein has protein sequence MKTKLQNNSGKILFVVVALFVIFLGYNLYIAPVEGFENKFVYLLKTYGYIILFAWSILEGEAGLVMAGLLSHTGDMNMYIAIFIAGLGGFTGDQIYFYIGRFNKSYVHKNFKGQRRKFALAHLLLVKYGWPIIFVQRYMYGMRTIIPISIGLTRYNAKMFAFINLISAWCWAAITIVPAWYFGEEILVVLKWVKEHWYYAAPLAVFFGGSIVYYFHAVTKKKEKNFEN, from the coding sequence ATGAAAACAAAATTACAAAATAACTCAGGAAAAATACTATTCGTAGTTGTTGCTCTGTTTGTTATCTTTTTAGGTTATAACCTTTATATTGCGCCAGTTGAAGGTTTTGAAAATAAGTTTGTATATCTTTTAAAAACATATGGATATATAATTTTATTTGCATGGAGTATACTTGAGGGTGAAGCTGGTCTTGTTATGGCTGGTTTATTATCTCATACTGGTGATATGAATATGTATATAGCTATATTTATTGCAGGTCTTGGTGGTTTTACAGGAGATCAAATATATTTTTATATTGGAAGATTTAATAAATCATATGTACATAAAAACTTTAAAGGTCAAAGAAGAAAATTTGCCTTAGCTCATTTATTACTTGTAAAATATGGTTGGCCAATTATTTTTGTACAAAGATATATGTATGGTATGAGAACTATTATTCCAATTTCAATTGGACTTACAAGATACAATGCAAAAATGTTTGCCTTTATTAATTTAATTTCAGCATGGTGTTGGGCAGCAATTACTATTGTCCCTGCTTGGTATTTTGGTGAAGAGATTTTAGTTGTATTAAAATGGGTTAAAGAACATTGGTATTATGCAGCACCATTAGCTGTATTCTTTGGTGGTAGTATTGTTTACTATTTCCATGCAGTAACAAAGAAAAAGGAGAAAAATTTTGAAAATTAA
- a CDS encoding prepilin-type N-terminal cleavage/methylation domain-containing protein, with translation MKKAFSLLELIFAIVIIGIIASFAIPKYMNSRDSALASTIKRDIVTTTTSIQSYYLVNRKLDKISDAITLNTANWVLTDKKISFLDNGTNCIDLEVKESSVLIKIIKDAGNVCKALDELGVRNLDIDLI, from the coding sequence ATGAAGAAAGCTTTTTCTTTGTTGGAACTTATTTTTGCAATTGTGATTATAGGGATTATTGCATCTTTTGCAATTCCAAAATATATGAATAGTAGAGATTCTGCTCTAGCATCTACTATAAAAAGAGATATAGTTACAACAACTACATCTATTCAAAGTTATTATTTAGTGAATAGAAAACTAGATAAAATATCAGATGCTATTACTTTAAATACTGCTAATTGGGTATTAACAGATAAAAAAATATCTTTTCTTGATAATGGTACAAATTGTATAGACTTAGAAGTAAAAGAGAGTAGTGTTTTGATTAAAATAATAAAAGATGCTGGAAATGTATGTAAAGCTTTAGATGAATTAGGTGTTAGAAATTTAGATATTGATTTAATATAG
- a CDS encoding adenine phosphoribosyltransferase translates to MSLSQEDKKLIFDSIRDIKDFPKEGIVFKDITTLLNNKEAYQALMNHLEDRYKSYNLDYVAGIDSRGFIFGAALADRLNIGFVPVRKKGKLPSTTVCEKYELEYGFDEVEIHLDAFPKDNAKVLLIDDLIATGGTANAAAKLVKNVKADLVEVCFLLNLTFLKGDEKIKEHAPVYSVLDI, encoded by the coding sequence ATGAGTTTGAGCCAAGAAGATAAAAAATTAATATTTGATTCAATAAGAGATATAAAGGACTTTCCAAAAGAAGGAATAGTATTTAAAGATATTACAACTTTACTAAATAACAAAGAAGCATATCAAGCTTTAATGAATCATTTAGAAGATAGATATAAATCTTATAATTTAGATTATGTTGCAGGTATTGACTCAAGAGGTTTTATTTTTGGTGCAGCACTTGCTGATAGGCTTAATATTGGTTTTGTCCCTGTGAGAAAAAAAGGAAAACTTCCAAGTACTACTGTATGTGAAAAATATGAATTAGAATATGGTTTTGATGAAGTAGAAATTCATTTAGATGCTTTTCCTAAAGATAATGCAAAGGTTTTGCTAATAGATGATTTAATAGCAACTGGTGGAACAGCAAATGCAGCGGCTAAATTAGTAAAGAATGTAAAGGCAGATTTAGTTGAAGTCTGTTTTTTATTAAATCTTACATTTTTAAAAGGTGATGAAAAGATCAAAGAACATGCACCAGTATATTCAGTGCTAGATATTTAG